The region TCCACTCCTTCAGTCCTCAGATATTGGAGCTCCTGGTTATTGGGCCCTCAGACTCTAGGATTTACACCAGTGGCCTCCCAGTCTTCAGGTCTGGGTCTGCAAGTTATATCAGCTCCCCTGATTCTTAGACCTTGGAACTCTAACTGTATTACCCCACCagttttcctggttctccagcttacAGATGAGTGATGCTGGGGACTCCTTGGCTTCCACAACCATGTAAGCCAATTCCTGTAACAAATcttctcatacacacacactcttatgGTATTTATGGTTCTTTTGGTTCTGATTCTCTGGAGGATTCTAATATTGATACTCACAAATTAGAAAAGATGTAgaattctgtttcctcttttaattcttttttttttttttagagtgtcAAGGAAGTAATTCACATAATGTAGTTTATGAAGTAGCAAGGAAATTCTTTACAGTCAGCCTGGGGTTTCATTTGGTAGGTCTAAGTTTTGACCTTACAGCTATGAAATTCCAAGTCTGTGTTTGAATACATGACTACATGACTGAAAGAATAAGAATGAAATTATCAACAGTATGTACCATTTCAGCTTTTATTagtaaaacagaaaactaaattcaAGGCAACTGCTTTGTTCTTGCATCTGATCTGACCATATTACTGGAGacgggattctttttttttttttttaatttttatttatttatgatagtcacacacacagagagagagagaggcagagacacaggcagagggagaagcaggctccatgcaccgggagcctgacgtgggattcgatcccgggtggaGACGGGATTCTTTAGGAGGACTTAAGTTTCAATATACAGACAGGTTTCATCAAAAGTGGGATATTGCAGTATTTCATAAGGttagggaaatgaaataaaaaagagaacaagttaaatattaaaaatcacagaaatctCCCTCAAATATCAGGGGTTTACTATGACAGTCTTCAATGTGCTCATCAAGATCAATCATATTGCACAACCCCCAAAGGAAAAAACTGAGGAAACTCATGGGTAATTTTCACAGCTTCATTGTAAAGGCCAAGatctgaaaaaaacattttagcaaacatttagcaaagatgtaacatttattttataaaagatttctacctatttttcttttctttgccttttagaGATCAACTTATTATCACAATCTATCTTCTAAAACAGACAAGGATCAAATATTTATCTGtggctctaaaaaataaaagacatgggGTATAGGCAACTATTCATTTTGATATGCATTCTCCAGGCAGCTCTTGCCTGGCTTTAGGTGTTTTGCATTATTTGATGCTTTTGATACatatgttaaaacaaacaaaaaaccattaaatttttgtttgcaaTATGTTTTGAGTCTCCCTTCCCACAAAGTAATCTTTACTGAATTTCCTACATATACAAGCATTACTTAAAAGTGGGCAAAAATGTTCTCCCATTTTCCTCTGGGTTCAGAAGATTCCACAGAAATTGAAAGatggggacagcccaggtggctcagcggtttagcgctgccttcagcccagggtgtggtcctggagacctgggatcaagtcccacatcgggcttcctgcatggagcctgcttctccctgtgcctgtgtctttacctctctctctccctgtgtctcatgaataaatagaaaaaaaaaaaaaaaaaaaaagaacttgaaagatGGTAGGACCGAGACTCAAGACCAAGACATCtcaagctaaaaataaaattgttttccttcTAATTACATGAAACTACTAAATACTAGAGTGCTTTATTTACCGAAAGGATGGTTATCTTCTTTAAACTGGACATATGATGCACACATAATGGTTGCCTTGGCCGTTACTCTTCCAACTACTTCCACGATTCCAGAGATTTCTTCATCAAGCTAACACACAAAGAACAAATCGTCAACTTGGTGTTGTCACATTTTTGGTTGATAACTGGGAAAATGGTTAcaatttactaatttttcatttcatgtaacaaaaacatcttaaaatttaTCAATGCAAAAACTGAACCGTAAGTTGTTAAAAATGTTTGACTACTTAATGTCAGCATGTCCAGTCCTATTACCTTTAGCAGTAGTTTCAGGTCCAAAGATCCAGTTAAGTGTTTAGTTGAAGACAAAATCACTTAAAGATAGTGAGAATGTCCACCATTTCTACAAGGaatagtttgtttaaaaaaacccATTGAAAGGAAacttctattttctatctctgtatTCTGTATATGTTAATCAAGTAGCACATGGATTTgtcttcataaaaaaaatttttttttgagtacaataaatgtaaaatcttAGAACAAGTGATAACTGAAGGTTCatgtaaacaaaaatagaaaatacaattttaaaaatgtaaaattcttgaGGAAGGATAAAAcgatttaaacaaaatatttttttttaaagattttatttatttattcattagagacacagagagagagagaggcagagacacaggcagagggagaagcaggctccatgcagggagcccaatgtgggactcgatcccaggtctccaggatcatgcccctggggccgaaggcaggcgccaaaccactgagccacccagggatcccacaaaagATTCTTTTAATGTGATTTTGTGGTCTTTCATAGGAATAGGAATTATCACCCAGTTAAGGGATGTATTAAAAAATCATGGAGCCCAAAGAATTACTGGTTAGAAATGTAAAGGGATACATAATGTAAGAAGAGGAGCTAAGTTTAATTTTAGAGCAGAGAAGTTTTTATAAGCTGGTCCTTTTATCCATCTACTCCAAGAATCAGAAACATCagcaaaatacagaataaactACAAGATACATAGAATTAATACTTAAACATACGGGCTCCATCAACTCAATggttccattttttccttctccatctgaaagaataaacatttttccagtgGGATGAATCTAAAAGAGAAACACAGTATTAAAAAAACCAAccacataaacaaaacaaactttaaaaatctcattaaaataaaaatattaaaagtttgaCAGAAGATAAGCAAATTGACCCAAACATATTTAGTCAATGCACACAAAtcaacgtgttttttttttttttttttaaatcaactgtTTTTGAACAAAacctggggcccctggatggctcagtggttgagcctctgcctttggctcaggtcctgatcctagggtcctaggatggagtcccccagcaggcttctcacagggagctacttctccttctgcctgtgtctctggctctttctgtgtgtctctcatgaatgaatgaatgaatgaatgaatgaataaataaataaataaatctggcaACCCTGTGCTAACAACAAATTAAAGGGGATCCATCCTAACGGTGGGATCTTCCAGTACTCCTGAGTTAAATAGTATATATTACACCACAGGGTGTGTTTTAAAACTTAcacctgcgggggtggggggggtggggtggggtggggtggggtgggggtggttcctgCTTGGTTAGGTCCTAGAGCCTGGCACTCTtaacctcagggtggtgagtttgagctctaccttgagggtagagattacttaaaaaaaaaaaaaaattaagcatgatGAAGTAAAGAGAACTGGTTGTCAGAAGACTTGGGTTCTACTACAGATGTAAAGAGTGTGGTGAGATCTGGTTTGAGGCTGTGGCCTTAAGCAGTTAACCATACACTACTCCTACCCAGTTTCCCCTACCTGTGGGGTCGAGCAACACCTATTTCAGGATCAAGGCTGGAATGAGCTGCTAAGAGTTTACCCTagacccccccccctccgccaCCCCCTCCCAAGCTTTCTCGGTTCACGGATTCCCAAGCTTTGGGCCTGCCCGTCATCAGTGGGGTGAAGGTGCTGCACTCTAACACCGGCAGAAGAAAACAGACTGCTGTGGGGTCTGGAAGGGGCGATCGAAGAAAGTTCATGGCGAAGTGACTTGAACGAGAAAACGAAGTTTGAGAGAAGACGGAACTGCATGACGAACAGAGCAGCTGAAACGTCTGGCTAAAGTAAGACACGTAGAGTCAGGTCTCTAGTTTTCTTCCCGTTATCTACAAAATAGAGGCCAGAGCGGAGGGCGCCAGGACTTAGGACCCAGCGCTTTCGGAAACGTCACGACGCCGCGCCATAAAACTGGCGCCAAAATGGGGCTGCAGTGCCTGAAAAGAGCGCAAAAAGTCCCCTTGCGTAAAACGAAGCCCCTAGGAGCGCAGCGATGCTCCACAGCCCGTCCTCCTtcaccctcccttcccaccccaggcTGCCGCCCCGCGGCCACGCGGCCCCCCTCGTCCCCCCGGTGCAAAGCACGGAGCCCAGGGCAGCGACGGCGCGCACCTTTTCCAGCCTCCCCACGAAGCAGACCGGCTTGTCGATGAACTGAGCTAGCATGCTGGCATTGATGCGCGACTTGGGCAACTCCATGACGTCCACCATGGCTGCGGCGCGAGCCCCGCGGCCGGCAGGAAACCGACGACCGAAGCGGCGCGCCCTGCGGC is a window of Vulpes vulpes isolate BD-2025 chromosome 7, VulVul3, whole genome shotgun sequence DNA encoding:
- the RPA3 gene encoding replication protein A 14 kDa subunit isoform X1 encodes the protein MQFRLLSNFVFSFKSLRHELSSIAPSRPHSSLFSSAGIHPTGKMFILSDGEGKNGTIELMEPLDEEISGIVEVVGRVTAKATIMCASYVQFKEDNHPFDLGLYNEAVKITHEFPQFFPLGVVQYD
- the RPA3 gene encoding replication protein A 14 kDa subunit isoform X2, producing MVDVMELPKSRINASMLAQFIDKPVCFVGRLEKIHPTGKMFILSDGEGKNGTIELMEPLDEEISGIVEVVGRVTAKATIMCASYVQFKEDNHPFDLGLYNEAVKITHEFPQFFPLGVVQYD